The window GGCCTCGCGGTCGCCCCTGCTGCGCGCCAGCCGGTCTATTGCGCGACGAAGGCGGGCCTGCGGTTCTACACGCTGGCGCTGCGCGAACAGCTCAAGGGCACCGCGATCAAGGTGATCGAGGCGCTGCCGCCGGTGGTCGACACGCAGATGAACGATGGCAACCCGATGAAGAAGATGCCTGCCGCCGAGTGCGCGGCGCAGATCATCGCCGCGATCGAAGAGGGCCGCGACGAGGCGAATATCGGCATGACCCGCGCCTTGCGGGTGATGGAATCGATCGCGCCTTCGCTCGCCCGGCGGATGACGCTGCGGTTCTAGGGCCCGAGGCGCGCAGGCGAAAAGAACGCCGCCGAGAGGCCGGCTGCTGCGCAGTCCTCGGGGAAAGGCTCTCCCAGCACCGCGGCGGCGGCGATCCGCGACAGCGCGGGCGAAGTCTGGAAGCCTGCGCCGCCTTGGCCGGCACACCAGAAGAACCCGCGCGCGCCGGCCGCTTCACCAATGACGGGGAGTTCGTCGGGGGCAAAGCTTCTGAGGCCCGCCCAGGCGTGACCGATCCGGCGGATCGCAAGCGTGGTCGCCTGCTCGACGCGGTCGGCGGCAACCGCCTTGTCGAGTTCTTCGGGAGCGGCATCGCAAGGGTCGCTTGCCCCTTCATCCATGGATGACGCCAGCAATTGCCCGCGGCCTTCGGGGAGGATGTAGAAGCCTTCGCCCACGGTCTTGGTAAAGGGCCAGCGGCTGACGTCTTTGCCCTCGGGCGCGGCGAAGGAAATCACGGTGCGGCGGCGCGGCGCGATACCGATGGGCGCAGCGCCTGCCAATCGCGCGATCTCGTCCGCCCATGCGCCCGCAGCATTGACGACGATGGCCGCGCCGAAAGTGCCCTTGGACGTTCCGATCCGCCAGCTATCGCCGTCTCTTTCGATCGTGTGGACCCGCGCGCCTGTGACCAGCTTGCCGTTGTGTTCGCGCAAGGTGGCGACATGGGCTTGCAGCATCGCGTGGGTATCGAGCTTCAGCGACCCGTGATCGACCAGCGCGGCGAGGCAGGCATCTTCGCGCAAGGCCGGCATCAGCGCCTGTGCGCCCGCCGCGCCGACACGTGTGTAATCGCAGCCATAATGGTGGTGCACCGCCTCCAGATCATCGAGCAACCCGGTCTGCGCTTCGCTCGCGATATGCAGCGCCGGATGCACGCTGCCATGCGCGACAAGCTCCCCCATGCTCAGCGCGGTCAGATCGCGCACCGGCCCATTGCCGAGGCCATAATGCGCAAAGGCGACCGAGCGGCCCGACGCGTGATAGCCGGGCGCGCTTTCGGCCTCCAGCACCACCACACGCACACGCGGTGCGAGGCGCGCAGCGACCGACAGTCCCGCGATCCCGCCGCCGATCACCACCACCCACGCCGTTTCCATCGCGCCAAAGCTCCCGCCACTTTTGCCACGTTGACGCCCCGCACGCGCTAAGGCAACGCACCGCGTGCGATAAGTCATCACGAGAGGAAGTCCCTTGTCCGCCAACATTGCCGAAATGGAACGTCGCCGCGAAGCCGCCCGCCTTGGCGGCGGCCAGAAGCGGATCGATGCCCAGCACGCCAAGGGCAAGCTGACCGCGCGCGAACGGCTCGACGTGCTGCTCGACGAAGGCAGCTTTGAGGAAGTCGACACCTATGTCGAACATGACTGCGTCGATTTCGGGATGGAGGACCAGAAGATCCCGGGTGACGGGGTGGTCACCGGCAGCGGCACCATCAACGGGCGGCTGGTCTATGTCTTCAGCCAGGACTTCACCGTCTTCGGCGGCTCGCTGTCGAAACGCCATGCCGAGAAGATCTGCAAGATCATGGACACCGCGATGAAGGTCGGCGCGCCGGTGATCGGGTTGAACGATTCGGGCGGGGCGCGCATTCAGGAAGGCGTGGCGAGCCTCGGCGGCTATGCCGAGGTGTTCCAGCGCAACGTGCTGGCCAGCGGCGTGGTGCCGCAGATCAGCCTCATCATGGGGCCGTGCGCGGGCGGGGCGGTTTACTCACCCGCGATGACCGACTTCATCTTCATGGTGAAGGATTCTAGCTACATGTTCGTCACCGGCCCGGACGTGGTGAAGACCGTCACCAACGAGGTGGTGACGCAGGAAGAACTGGGCGGCGCAATCACGCACACCACCAAGACCAGTGTCGCCGACCTCGCCTACGAGAACGATGTCGAGGCGCTGCTGGCGACCCGCCGGTTCATGGACTTCCTGCCCTTGTCGAACCGTGACGAGGCCCCGGTGCTTCCCACCGGCGATGCGTGGGATAGGCTCGACATGAGCCTCGACACGCTGATCCCCGACAATGCCAACCAGCCCTATGACATGCACGAGGTCATCACCAAGGTGCTGGACGAGGGCGATTTCTTCGAGATCCAGCCGGCCCATGCGGGCAACATCATCTGCGGTTTCGGCCGGGTGGAGGGGCGCACCGTGGGCGTGGTGGCGAACCAGCCGATGGTGCTGGCGGGCGTGCTCGACATCAATTCTTCGAAGAAAGCCGCGCGCTTCGTGCGCTTCTGCGATGCGTTCGAAATCCCGATCGTCACCTTCGTCGACGTCCCCGGCTTCCTCCCCGGCACCGCGCAGGAGCTGGGCGGGATCATCAAGCATGGCGCCAAGCTGCTCTTCGCCTATGCAGAGGCGACCGTCCCCAAGATCACCGTCATCACCCGCAAGGCCTATGGCGGGGCCTATGACGTGATGGCCTCCAAGCACCTGCGCGGCGACTTGAACTACGCCTGGCCCACGGCGGAAATCGCGGTGATGGGCGCGAAGGGCGCGGTGGAGATCATCTTCCGGCAGGACCGCGGCGATGCGGAGAAGATCGCCGAGAAGACCAAGGAATACGAAGACCGCTTCGCCAACCCCTTCGTGGCGGCGCAGCGCGGCTATATCGACGAGGTGATCCACCCGCACTCGACCCGCCGCCGGATCGCGCTGGGGCTAAGGAAGCTGCGGACGAAGAGCTTGGAGAACCCGTGGAAGAAGCATGACAATATTCCGTTGTGAGGAACTCTGTTGCCTTCTTCTCGTCATTGCGAGCGTAGCGAAGCAATCCAGAGCGACCCGCAAGACGCTATGGATTGCCGCGGTGCCTGCGGTATCTCTCAATGACGAAGGTTCCGGCTGTCTACATCATGGCAAGCAGGCGGAACGGAACAATTTATGTGGGCGTCACGTCCGACTTGCCCGGCCGCGCGTGGCAACACCGCGATGGCATCGTCCAGGGGTTCACCAAGCGATACGGATGCAAATTGCTGGTTTGGTTTGAGCGGCACGAAACGATGGAAAGTGCGATAATGCGTGAGAAGCAGATCAAGGCTGGTAACCGGAAGGCGAAGCTGGCTCTGATTGAAGCTGACAACTCCACTTGGCGTGACCTGTTTGAGGAAATTGCACAGTGAACCTGCAACCGTCATCGCGAGCCGCTCTGGATTGCCGCGGCGACTGCGTCGCCTCGCAATGACGAATGAGGAAGGGAATTCATGAAACTCGGACGGCTAAACCACATCGGAGTCGCCACGCCCTCCATCGCCGACTCGATCGCGTTCTACCGCGACGTCATGGGCGCGACGAAAATCCACACCCCGTTCGACCTTGAGGAGCAGGGCGTGAAGGTCTGCTTCGTCGACACGCCCGGCGCCGATGGCGCGATGAACGGCACCCAGATCGAGCTGATCGAGCCGCTGGGGGAGAACTCCACCCTTGCCGGCTTCCTCGCCAAGAACCCCTTGGGCGGGCAGCATCACCTGTGCTTCGAGGTGCCCGACATCGCCGAGGCGCGCACCGAATTCGAGGGACAAGGCAAGCGCATCCTCGGCCCCACGCGCATCGGCGCGCACGGCACGCCTATCTTTTTCGTCCATCCCAAGGACATGGGCGGGATGCTTACCGAGATCATGGAGACCCCGCGCGAAGACGCGCACTGGTCGAACTGACGCTACCTACGGGAGAGAGAAATGTCCTACGAAACCATCCGCGTTACCCGCGAAGGCCCGCTGCTCACCATCACGCTGAACCGTCCCGAGCGGCTCAATGCCATGCCGCCGCAGATGGCGGACGAACTGGGCCAGGCGTTCTACGACCTCGGTGATGCGCGCGCGGTGCTGATCACGGGCGAGGGCAAGGGCTTCTGTTCGGGCGCGGACCTTTCCGCGCGCGGGGAAGGCAGCGCGCTGGGCAGCAAGGGGGGCAGCCACGAGGCGCTGATCAATCACTACAACCCGGCAATCAGCCAATTGCTGCGCGCGAATGTGCCGGTGATCTGCGCGGTCAACGGCCCCGCCGCGGGCGTCGGGTGCAGCCTCGCATTGGCGGCGGACTTCACCATCGCCGCCAAGAGCGCCTATTTCCTGCAAGCCTTCGTCAATATCGGCCTCGTTCCCGATGGCGGCTCGACCTGGCTGCTCACCCGCGCGATCGGCCGCGCGCGCGCGACGCGGATGATGATGTTGGGCGAGAAGATCAGCGGGAGCCAAGCCGAGGAATGGGGCCTCGTCTACAAGTGCGTCGAGGATGCCGACCTGATGACCGAAGCCCGCGCGCTGGCCGAACGCCTCGCGAACGGGCCGACGGTGGCCTACGCCACGATGAAGCGCAACATCGCAGTCGCGCTCGACCAGAACCTGCAGATGGTGCTGCTCGCCGAGGCGGAAGGCCAGCGCGTCGCGGGCGCGAGCGCGGACGCGATGGAGGGCGGGATGGCCTTCCTCCAGAAGCGGAAAGCCGAATTTAAGGGCGCCTGATTGCCGCGCCGCAATGGAATGTGACATGACCGACAAACCCACGCTCGACCACTGGAACGCCCTTGCCGAAAAGGAAGTGAAGGGCCGCGACCTCACCTGGCAAACGCCCGAAGGCTTTGCGATCAAGCCGCTCTACACCGCGGAAGATCACGCAGGCTTCAATCCGGGCCTCCCCGGTTTCGCGCCTTTCACGCGGGGTGTGAAGGCATCGATGTATGCGGGCCGCCCGTGGACGATCCGCCAATATGCGGGCTTCTCCACCGCCGAGGAATCCAACGCCTTCTATCGCCGCAATCTGGCGATGGGGCAGAAGGGCCTGTCGGTCGCCTTCGACCTTGCCACCCACCGCGGTTACGATTCCGATCACCCGCGCGTGGTCGGCGATGTCGGCAAGGCGGGGGTGGCGATCGACACGGTTGCGGACATGCAGATCCTGTTCGACCAGATCCCGCTCGATTCCATGAGCGTGTCGATGACGATGAACGGCGCGGTCATCCCCGTGCTGGCCTTCTTCATCGTCGCCGCCGAACGTCAGGGCGTCTCGCAGGACAAGCTCGACGGGACCATCCAGAACGACATCCTCAAGGAGTTCATGGTCCGCAACACCTATATCTACCCGCCCGAGCCTTCGATGCGGATCATCTCCGACATCATCGCATACACCTCGGCCAACATGCCAAAATTCAACAGCATTTCGATCAGCGGCTACCACATGCACGAGGCCGGGGCGACCGCGGTGCAGGAGCTCGCCTTCACCATCGCGGACGGCAAGGAATATGCCCAGCGGGCTATGAGCGCCGGGCTCGACATCGACGCCTTCGCCGGCCGCCTCAGCTTCTTCTTCGGCATCGGCATGAACTTCTTCATGGAGATCGCCAAGCTGCGCGCCGCTCGCACGCTCTGGTGGCGGGTGATGGACGGGCTGGGGGCGAAGGACGAACGCTCCAAGATGCTGCGCACCCACTGCCAGACCAGCGGTGTGAGCTTGCAGGAACAGGACCCCTACAACAACGTCATCCGCACCACGGTCGAAGCGATGGCGGCGGTGCTGGGCGGCACGCAGTCGCTCCACACCAATGCGCTCGACGAGGCGATTGCGCTCCCCACCGATTTCAGCGCCCGCATCGCCCGCAACACCCAGCTGGTGCTACAGGAGGAAAGCGGGATCACGAGCGTCGTCGATCCGCTCGGCGGCTCGCACTACATCGAGGCTTTGACTGCCACCCTCGTCGACGAGGCGTGGAAACTGATCGAACAGGTCGACGCGGCAGGCGGCATGACCGCCTTCGTCGCCACCGGCGCGCCCAAGGCCGCGATCGAGCGCGCGGCGGCGGAAAAGCAGACCAAGGTCGACAAGGGCGAGACGGTGATCGTCGGCGTCAACAAATACCGCAAGGAACAGGAAGACGCGCTCGAGACGCTGGAGGTCGACAACCAGAAGGTGCGCGCAGGCCAGATCGCCCGCCTCGCCAAGGTGCGCGAGGGGCGCGACGAGGTCGCCTGCCGCGCCGCGCTCAGCGCTCTGACCGAGGGCTGCAAGTCGGGCGCAAACCTGCTGGCGCTGGCGGTGGAAGCCGCGCGCCATGATGCGACGCTGGGCGAGATTTCCTCGGCGATGGAAGAGGTCTTCGGCCGCCACGATGCCACCCCGGCACCGGTCACGGGCGTCTACAAGAGCGCCTACGAATTCGACCGTCGCTGGGCGCAGGTGACCGACGGCGTGGAAGCCGTGGGCCGCCGCCTGGGTCGCCGCCCCCGCATCATGATCGCCAAGATGGGCCAGGACGGCCACGACCGCGGCGCCAACGTGATCGCGAGCGCCTTCGGCGACATGGGCTTCGAGGTGATCTCCGGCCCGCTGTTCCAGACCCCGCAGGAATCGGCCGCGATGGCGCTGGAGCATGACGTCGACGTGGTCGGCGCGTCGAGCCTTGCCGCGGGCCACAAGACGCTCATCCCCGAACTGATCCGCCTCCTGCGCGAAGCCGGTCGCGGGGATATCAAGGTGACGGCAGGCGGCGTGATCCCGCCGCAGGACTATGACTACCTGCGCGAGGCAGGGGTGCAGGGGATTTACGGCCCCGGCTCCAACGTGGTGGAGTGTGCGGCGGATATTCTGGTCTTGCTCGGCCACAACATGCCGCCCTTGGGCGAGGGGCTGGACGAGGCGGCGGAGTAGGCGCTAACCCCATTGCGAGCGGAGCGAAGCAATCCAGCTTCGAACGTTGCACCAAGAGCGAAAGGCAGTCACTGGATTGCCACGTCGTCTTCGGCTCCTCGCAATGACGTAGGAGGCGGATATTGAAATGGATGCGCATCCTCGCTGTCGTCGCACTCGTCGCCTTGGGAAGCGTGTGCTGGCTCATCGCCTTTAACTTGCCAATGCTCCTGTTCTCGCAAATGGGCTTCTGCGAGAACGCCGCCGAACTGAGCAAACCTGATCCAGACTGTCCTCCACCTCTCTGGTATTGGGTCGGCTGTTTCGTTGTTCCCGCGATCCTGACTTTCGCAGGTCTGCGAAGAGGGCGCGCCATTATGAAAGAGTATCAGTGACCACTGCCACCCACCCCCGCACCGACTGGACCCGCGCAGAAATCGCGGCCCTCTTCGACCTGCCGTTTACCGAACTGCTGTTTCAGGCCGCCAGCGTCCACCGCGCATACCACCCCGCGACCGAGGTGCAGCTGTGCACGCTTCTGTCGATCAAGACCGGCGGGTGCCCGGAGGATTGCGGCTATTGCTCGCAGTCGGTGAAGGCTGACTCGGGCGTGGAAGCCACCAAGCTGATGGACGTGCAGGCCGTGCTCCAGCGCGCGGCGCAGGCGAAGGATGCGGGCTCGCAACGCTTCTGCATGGGCGCGGCGTGGCGCAATCCCAAGGACCGCGATATGCCCGCGATCGTGGAGATCGTGAAGGGGGTACGCGACATGGGTCTGGAGACCTGCATGACGCTGGGGATGCTCGAACCGCATCAGGCTGCACAGCTGGCCGAGGCGGGGCTCGATTATTACAACCACAATATCGACAGCAGCCCTGAGTATTACGAGCGCGTCATCTCCACCCGCGATTTCCAGTGCCGGCTAGATACGCTGGACCATGTCCGCAAGGCCGGGATCAATGTGTGCTCCGGCGGGATCGTCGGGATGGGCGAGACGCGCGAGGACCGGGTGGGCTTCGTCCACACGCTCGCCACGCTGCCGCAGCATCCCGAAAGCGTGCCGGTCAACGCGCTGGTGCCGGTCAAGGGCACGGTGCTGGGCAACATGCTAGCCGACACGCCGCTGGCAAAAATCGACGACATCGAATTCGTCCGCACCGTAGCGGTCGCGCGGATCACCATGCCGCGCTCGATGGTGCGGCTCTCGGCTGGGCGCGAGTCCATGTCCGAGGCCACGCAGGCCCTGTGCTTCCTCGCCGGTGCCAACTCGATCTTCACCGGCGACAAGCTGCTCACCGCGCCCAATGCGGGCGACGACAGCGACGGCGCGCTGTTTGCCAAACTGGGCCTCACCGCGCTGAAGGGAGAAGAACCCGCCCGCGCCTGCAAGGTCGCAGAGCCCGCGGAGTAACCCAATTCCCGTCGCGCGCTGCAAAAATGCGCGCGGCGGGGCCATCCCCCCGACTGTTTGACGCTACGAAACGCTGGACTTGTGGGGCCCGGCGTTTCGGCGCATAGTCCTCCTTGGGTCGCGTTCATCTGGGGGGAGAATGCATCATGGGGAAATTCTCAAAAGCAAAGCTTTCGGCCGCTGCGGGCGCACTTGCGCTGGCAGCGATCGCCGCGCCTGCGGGCGTGCAGGCGCAGGATACCGCTGCACCGGCCGCGGAAAATCTCACCTGGGCGCGGGTGGCGATGACCCGGTTCCACGCGGGCAAGCGCGACCGCGGGCTGGAGATCATCAAGAACTACTTCGCCAAGGCCGACGCCGCCTCGGGCGTCGATAGCGGGGCCCACGGCATCCACATGGAAACCGGGCAATGGGATGTCATCTACATTTTCCCGATGAAGGGCGGGCCGGGCGACATGGCCAAGCGCGGCACGCCCGAGGATGCCAAGTGGATGGAGCAGATGATCAAGCTCGCCGGCAGCAAGGAAGCGGCGGAAAAGATCATTGCCGAATTCGATTCGCTGATTGCGATGACCGTCACCGAAGTGGGCCATGCGCACAGCGATCACTGATCCCGGTCGCGCCCCAAATCTGTCAGGTTGATCGGTAGCCCCGGGGGCGGCATAGGCGTTTTCATGCGTTGACCGCCCCCGGAGGTTTTGCCTTGTTTTCGAAAATCCTGATTGCCAACCGCGGCGAAATCGCCTGCCGGGTCATCACCACCGCGCGGCGGATGGGGATCAAGACCGTCGCGGTCTATTCCGATGCCGATGCCCGCGCGCCCTTCGTCGCGATGGCGGATGAAGCGGTGCATATCGGTGCCTCGCCCGCGGCGGAATCCTATCTGGTCGCGGACAAGATCATTGCCGCGGCCAAGCAGACCGGGGCCGAAGCGGTGCATCCGGGCTACGGCTTCCTGTCCGAGCGCACGAGCTTTGCCGAAGCGCTGGCGAAGGAAAACATAGCCTTCATCGGCCCGCCGGTGGGCGCGATCGCGGCGATGGGCGACAAGATCGAGAGCAAGAAGCTTGCGATGCAGGCCGGGGTCAACGTGGTTCCGGGCTTCGTCGGCGAGATCGAGGATACCGAGCACGCGGTGCGCATCTCGAACGAGATCGGCTATCCGGTGATGATGAAAGCGTCGGCAGGCGGCGGGGGCAAGGGCATGCGCCTTGCCTATTCCGAAGCCGATGTGCGCGAAGGCTTTGAAAGCGTGAAGCGCGAAGGATTGAACTCCTTCGGCGATGACCGCGTCTTCATCGAGAAGTTCATCCTCAACCCGCGCCACATCGAAATCCAGATCCTCGGCGACCAGCACGGCAACATCCTCTACCTGAACGAGCGCGAATGCTCGATCCAGCGCCGCCACCAGAAGGTGGTCGAGGAAGCGCCGTCCCCCTTCGTCACGCCGAAAATGCGCAAGGCGATGGGCGAGCAATGCGTCGCGCTGGCGCGCGCAGTGGGATACTACAGCGCGGGCACGGTCGAGCTGATCGTCAGCGGCGCGGACCCGAGCGGCGAAAGCTTCTACTTCCTCGAAATGAACACCCGGCTTCAGGTCGAACACCCCGTCACCGAAGCGATCACCGGGATCGATCTGGTCGAGCAGATGATCCGCGTCGCGGCGGGCGAGCGCCTCGCGATGACGCAGGACGATATCGGGATCGACGGCTGGTCGATCGAGAACCGCGTCTATGCCGAAGACCCCTATCGCGGGTTCCTGCCGAGCACCGGCCGGCTGGTGCATTACAGCCCGCCGATCGCCGGCTGGGTCGAGGACGAGACGGTCGCGGGCAAGGCGCGCCGCGGGGTTGCGCATGGCGCAGGCTCGGTGCGGGTCGATGACGGGGTTTACGAAGGCGGCGAGGTCTCGCGCTTCTACGATCCGATGATCGCCAAGCTGATCACCTGGGCGCCCACGCGCGATGCGGCAGCCGACCTGCAGATCGAGGCATTGGACAAGTTCCGGATCAAGGGGCTGGGCCACAACGTCGATTTCCTCAGCGCGATCATGCAGCACCCGCGCTTCCGTTCGGGCGAGCTGACCACCGGCTTCATCGCCGAGGAATATCCCGAAGGCTTCCACGGCGCGGCCACCGGCGACGAGATGAAGCGCATTCTGGCCGCGGTGTGTGCGGGCAACGAATTCACGCTGCAAGCCCGCAGCCGCCGGATCAGCGGGCAGCTCGATGGCCCGCTGTCCGTTACCAGCGAATGGCTGGTGAAGCTGGGCGATGAACGCTTCGAAGTGCGGTTGGGCGAAGGCCACGCGATCGTCGATGGCGTGCGCGTCGATGGCACCTGCAGCTGGCTTCCGGGCATGGTGCAGGCCGAAGCCACCGGCAAGGTGGGCGAGGGTGCGACGCAGCATCTGGGTCTGATCGTCGAGCGGATCGGCAATCGCTGGAAGATCACCACCCGCGGCGCAGCGCATAGCGCGCTGGTGCTGCCGCTGCGGCTGGCACAGCATGAGCGGCTGATGCTCGAAAAGGTGCCGCCCGATCTGTCGCGCTTCCTGATCTGCCCGATGCCCGGAATGCTGGTGAAGCTGCACGTTGCCGAGGGCGAGACGGTGCAGCCCGGCCAACCGCTCGCCACGGTCGAGGCGATGAAGATGGAGAACATCCTGCGCGCCGAAAAGGAAGGCGTGATCGCCAAGATCAACGCTGCCGAAGGCGAGAGCCTGGCAGTCGATGCGGTGATCCTCGAACTCGAATAGAGCCGCAGCGCTGCAAGCATCTGTAGGACGGTCGGCCGGGTCTGTGGGGCCCGGCTGTAGGATCGCGGCGGGCGGCGGGCTGATCTTATGTCGGAACCGGTCTGCGCGGTTCCTACAAGGTCGGAGGAGGGCGCGCTGTGTCGCCCGATCGGCCGACCATTCTACCCCGTCCTGACCCCCTTCAGACCCCCGCTTGCCCGGTTTCGCGCCGCGTCAGGCTGGTTTTGGCGGCGTTTTGCGCGGTGCAACATGCGCCGACACTTCCAACTTTCCGAGGCTGGCGCGCGTTTGCACGCTGCGCCGCAGCATCGACAGGGCGAAATTCCGCAAAGTAAATTGCACGGAAGCGCAATATAAATTCAAAAACTGTTGTAGTTTTGCGTCAAAACATCAATTTTCGGTCGAATCGTGCTTAACCCACTGTCCTACGCCGACCCTCATACGTCATGTTGATGATGCCGAATCGCGGAATTCCCCGCGCGGTGGATTGAATCTTAGTGGGAGGATTTGATCATGGCACATACGGGTACAGGATATTTCGACCGCAAGGGCAATTTCTACAAATCGCCGCACGATGCGACCGTAAGCGATCTCGCGGCACTGCTGGGCAAGATCGGCGATGGCGAAAGTCTGGCACCGGGCATCGCCAACATGCTGCTCGAACGGCGCAGCGAGATTGAACAATTGTTCGCCGAGCACGACCGGATGCTGGGTGAGGAAGCGGCCTTGAAAGCGGCACGGATCGAGGATGCGGCCGGCAAGGTTACACCCTTGCATCTTCGCCCATCGCACTAAGTAAGTCGTTTTCAATCAATGCTTAAATGCAGGCATTGGTTGAAGGGGCTCAAGGTGTAATCGGCAAAGGCGGGGCCGTTCTCGAACCCGCGGCTGCGATACAGCGCGAGTGCGGGCTCGAAGGCGTCGCCGCTGCCGGTTTCGAGACTGAGCCGGGTCAGTCCCGTGGCACGTGCATGGGCAATGATCGTATCGAGCAGTGCGGCTGCGCAACCTTGTCGCAGATGCTCAGGATGCGTTCGCATCGACTTGATTTCGCCAAGGTTTTTGTCGAAGCGATGCAGTGCACCGATGGCCGCGACCACGCCTTCGCGATGGACTGCCCAGACGGTGACACCCTCGGCGCGCAGCCCCGACAGGTCGAGCGCGAAGCTGTGACCTGGGGGCGATCCGGCGATCATCTGCTGCTGGTGATAGGTGATCAGCGCGATCACTTGGCTGTCGGAAAGGTCCGCCAGCGCAACCTTCACCGTGCCAGTTCCTCATCAAGAAATGCCGCGATATCAGCAAGATCGACATCGCGCGCAACATAGGCCTCACCAATTGCGCGCAGCAGCAGGAAAGGCAAAGTCGCGCCTTCGGCCTTCTTGTCGTGCCGCATGTGCTCGACCAGATCCGCGCCGGTGCACGCCATCCCTAGCGGCGCGAGCGCGGCGGGCAGCCCTGCTGCTGCGATCGCGGAGGCGGCGCGCTCGGCATCCGCCTGCGCAATCTCCCCGCGGCGCGCGGAATATCGCGCGGCAAGCACCATGCCCAAGGCAACCCCCTCGCCATGGAGTAGCTTGTCCGAAAAGCCCGTTTCCGCCTCCAGCGCGTGGCCGAATGTGTGCCCGAGATTGAGCAGTGCGCGGCGATCTTCGGTTTCGCGTTCGTCGGCGGCAACGATGCGTGCCTTCATCGCGACGCTGGAGCTAATCGCATAATGAAGCGCGGCAGGTTCGCGCGCCAGAACGTTGTTTCCATTGCTTTCCAGCCAGGCGAAAAATTCTGCATCGCCGAGCAGGCCATATTTCAGCACCTCGGCAAATCCGGAACGCATTTCGCGCTGCGGGAGTGTCGCCAGCGTCTGCGTATCGATCAACACGAGTGAGGGCTGGTGGAAGGCTCCGATCAGGTTTTTGCCCGCGCGCGTGTTAATCGCGGTCTTGCCGCCGACCGAGGAATCGACCTGCGCGAGCAGCGTGGTCGGCAGTTGCACAAACCCGCACCCGCGCTTGGTGATCGCACAGGCAAACCCGACCAGATCGCCCACTACGCCGCCGCCAAGCGCGAACACGTGATCCTTGCGGGTGACGCCCAGCGAAAGCAGCCAGTCGGTCAGCCGCTCAAGCTCGGCCCAGCTTTTCGATCCTTCGCCCGGGGCCACATCGAACCAGGCGATGCTGAACCCTTCGGCTGCGAGCGAATCGGCTAGACGCGCGCCATGGTGATGGCGGGCGTTGATGTCGGCAACCACCGGAACTGGGCGGTCGCCATACGGCGCGATGAAGCGGCGAGCATGGCTCATCGCCTCGTCCAGCAAGCGATCGCCGATATGAATGTCATACGAGCGTCCGCCAAGGGCGACACGGATGGGGGCAACGCTGCTTACAGCCATTGGTCGATCGCCTCGATTATCGCGCGCGCGGTGTCGGCGTGGGGGCCGTTCTCGCTGAACACCCGGATCGGCGCTTCGGCGTAGAAGGGCGCGCGTTCGGCCGCGAGCCGCGACAGGATCGCGTGCGGATCGCCTTGCTGAAGCAGCGGGCGCGTCGGCCGGCGCGATGTGCGTTCGACCAGCGTATCGGTGTCGCAATCGATCCACACCGCGATTGCCCGGTCGAGCACGCGCTGGCGGGTGGCAGGGTCGACGAATGCGCCGCCGCCGGTCGCGATCACGCCGTGCCCTTCGTCGATCAGCCGGGCGATCACGCGCCGTTCGCCGTCGCGGAAATAGGCCTCGCCGAAGGTCGCGAAAATTTCGGGGATCGAACGCTGTGC is drawn from Erythrobacter neustonensis and contains these coding sequences:
- a CDS encoding acetyl-CoA carboxylase biotin carboxylase subunit; amino-acid sequence: MFSKILIANRGEIACRVITTARRMGIKTVAVYSDADARAPFVAMADEAVHIGASPAAESYLVADKIIAAAKQTGAEAVHPGYGFLSERTSFAEALAKENIAFIGPPVGAIAAMGDKIESKKLAMQAGVNVVPGFVGEIEDTEHAVRISNEIGYPVMMKASAGGGGKGMRLAYSEADVREGFESVKREGLNSFGDDRVFIEKFILNPRHIEIQILGDQHGNILYLNERECSIQRRHQKVVEEAPSPFVTPKMRKAMGEQCVALARAVGYYSAGTVELIVSGADPSGESFYFLEMNTRLQVEHPVTEAITGIDLVEQMIRVAAGERLAMTQDDIGIDGWSIENRVYAEDPYRGFLPSTGRLVHYSPPIAGWVEDETVAGKARRGVAHGAGSVRVDDGVYEGGEVSRFYDPMIAKLITWAPTRDAAADLQIEALDKFRIKGLGHNVDFLSAIMQHPRFRSGELTTGFIAEEYPEGFHGAATGDEMKRILAAVCAGNEFTLQARSRRISGQLDGPLSVTSEWLVKLGDERFEVRLGEGHAIVDGVRVDGTCSWLPGMVQAEATGKVGEGATQHLGLIVERIGNRWKITTRGAAHSALVLPLRLAQHERLMLEKVPPDLSRFLICPMPGMLVKLHVAEGETVQPGQPLATVEAMKMENILRAEKEGVIAKINAAEGESLAVDAVILELE
- a CDS encoding GNAT family N-acetyltransferase; the encoded protein is MIALITYHQQQMIAGSPPGHSFALDLSGLRAEGVTVWAVHREGVVAAIGALHRFDKNLGEIKSMRTHPEHLRQGCAAALLDTIIAHARATGLTRLSLETGSGDAFEPALALYRSRGFENGPAFADYTLSPFNQCLHLSID
- the bioB gene encoding biotin synthase BioB; amino-acid sequence: MTTATHPRTDWTRAEIAALFDLPFTELLFQAASVHRAYHPATEVQLCTLLSIKTGGCPEDCGYCSQSVKADSGVEATKLMDVQAVLQRAAQAKDAGSQRFCMGAAWRNPKDRDMPAIVEIVKGVRDMGLETCMTLGMLEPHQAAQLAEAGLDYYNHNIDSSPEYYERVISTRDFQCRLDTLDHVRKAGINVCSGGIVGMGETREDRVGFVHTLATLPQHPESVPVNALVPVKGTVLGNMLADTPLAKIDDIEFVRTVAVARITMPRSMVRLSAGRESMSEATQALCFLAGANSIFTGDKLLTAPNAGDDSDGALFAKLGLTALKGEEPARACKVAEPAE
- the scpA gene encoding methylmalonyl-CoA mutase, giving the protein MTDKPTLDHWNALAEKEVKGRDLTWQTPEGFAIKPLYTAEDHAGFNPGLPGFAPFTRGVKASMYAGRPWTIRQYAGFSTAEESNAFYRRNLAMGQKGLSVAFDLATHRGYDSDHPRVVGDVGKAGVAIDTVADMQILFDQIPLDSMSVSMTMNGAVIPVLAFFIVAAERQGVSQDKLDGTIQNDILKEFMVRNTYIYPPEPSMRIISDIIAYTSANMPKFNSISISGYHMHEAGATAVQELAFTIADGKEYAQRAMSAGLDIDAFAGRLSFFFGIGMNFFMEIAKLRAARTLWWRVMDGLGAKDERSKMLRTHCQTSGVSLQEQDPYNNVIRTTVEAMAAVLGGTQSLHTNALDEAIALPTDFSARIARNTQLVLQEESGITSVVDPLGGSHYIEALTATLVDEAWKLIEQVDAAGGMTAFVATGAPKAAIERAAAEKQTKVDKGETVIVGVNKYRKEQEDALETLEVDNQKVRAGQIARLAKVREGRDEVACRAALSALTEGCKSGANLLALAVEAARHDATLGEISSAMEEVFGRHDATPAPVTGVYKSAYEFDRRWAQVTDGVEAVGRRLGRRPRIMIAKMGQDGHDRGANVIASAFGDMGFEVISGPLFQTPQESAAMALEHDVDVVGASSLAAGHKTLIPELIRLLREAGRGDIKVTAGGVIPPQDYDYLREAGVQGIYGPGSNVVECAADILVLLGHNMPPLGEGLDEAAE